A single region of the Kineosporiaceae bacterium SCSIO 59966 genome encodes:
- a CDS encoding ABC transporter permease, giving the protein MPAEPAVGPPEEAVPTTSRRRLGGNLVVGGSLVALVLGAALLSFLWTPHDPTLVNAADRLLGPSSSYWLGTDKFGRDVLSQILVGARTTLFVGVVAVGVAAVVGVPLGILAGMAPRWAGQLIMRGNDLLLAFPALLLAIMFAAVYGGSTLTAMVAIGIATVPSFARIIRSGTLQVMRTEYVLAARAAGRRPVAIGVRHVLPNVAGLVIVQASVSFAIAVLAEAALSFLGLGTPPPTPSWGRMLQESQELLWTAPRLAVVPGVAIALAVLGFNLLGDGLRDRFDPRLEDLR; this is encoded by the coding sequence CTGCCCGCCGAGCCCGCCGTCGGCCCCCCGGAGGAGGCCGTCCCCACCACGTCCCGCCGGCGGCTCGGCGGCAACCTCGTCGTCGGCGGCTCGCTCGTCGCGCTCGTCCTCGGCGCGGCGCTGCTGTCGTTCCTGTGGACGCCGCACGACCCCACCCTCGTCAACGCCGCCGACCGGCTGCTCGGCCCGTCGTCGTCCTACTGGCTGGGCACCGACAAGTTCGGCCGCGACGTGCTGAGCCAGATCCTCGTCGGCGCCCGCACCACCCTGTTCGTCGGCGTCGTCGCCGTCGGGGTGGCAGCCGTGGTCGGCGTCCCGCTGGGCATCCTGGCCGGGATGGCCCCGCGCTGGGCCGGCCAGCTCATCATGCGCGGCAACGACCTGCTGCTCGCCTTCCCCGCCCTGCTGCTGGCGATCATGTTCGCCGCCGTCTACGGCGGCAGCACGCTGACCGCGATGGTGGCCATCGGCATCGCCACCGTGCCGAGCTTTGCGCGGATCATCCGCAGCGGCACGCTGCAGGTCATGCGCACCGAGTACGTGCTCGCCGCCCGCGCCGCCGGCCGGCGCCCGGTGGCGATCGGCGTGCGGCACGTGCTGCCGAACGTCGCCGGTCTGGTCATCGTGCAGGCCTCGGTGAGCTTCGCGATCGCCGTCCTCGCCGAGGCTGCGCTGTCCTTCCTCGGGCTCGGCACCCCGCCGCCGACGCCGTCCTGGGGCCGGATGCTGCAGGAGAGCCAGGAGCTGCTGTGGACGGCGCCGCGCCTGGCGGTCGTCCCCGGGGTCGCGATCGCGCTCGCCGTCCTGGGCTTCAACCTGCTCGGCGACGGGCTGCGTGACCGCTTCGACCCCCGGTTGGAGGACCTCCGGTGA